A window of the Linepithema humile isolate Giens D197 chromosome 4, Lhum_UNIL_v1.0, whole genome shotgun sequence genome harbors these coding sequences:
- the Aos1 gene encoding SUMO-activating enzyme subunit 1 encodes MVDQKQNNEELTDAEAELYDRQIRLWGLDSQKRLRAAKVLFIGLDGLGAEVAKNIILAGVKSVTFLDHRNVTNIDRCSQFFVPKKDIGKNRAEASLPRAQNLNPMVDVNADSAKVDDKPDEYFGQFNVVCAMHCTITQLKRINRACSNQNVKFFAGDVWGLFGYVFVDLQEHEYGEDVAKPKKVKILEGGEPMEKEKFETIIVNEKRTDKFVPFEFILNVNKSSLPKNEEIYYLMLAMLNYREKYGEDPLPSERDCENLKNEISAIVKKYDLGDNINLTNYSELYAQLSPACSIVGGIMAQEIIKAASQKHAPINNLFTFDPVSFRGTILKLGY; translated from the exons ATGGTAGATCAAAAACAGAACAATGAAGAGCTCACAGACGCCGAAGCCGAATTATATGACAGGCAAATTCGTCTGTGGGGTTTAGACTCACAAAAACG gtTGCGAGCTGCAAAAGTTCTTTTCATAGGTCTAGATGGTCTTGGAGCAGAGgttgctaaaaatattattctagcTGGTGTCAAATCTGTTACATTTTTAGATCATagaaatgtaacaaatatagATAGATGTTCACAATTTTTTGTGCCAAAAAAAGATATTGGAAAGAAT agagCTGAAGCATCTTTACCAAGAGCACAAAATTTGAATCCTATGGTTGATGTTAACGCAGACTCAGCTAAAGTTGATGATAAACCTGATGAATATTTTGGACAGTTTAATGTAGTATGTGCTATGCATTGCACTATCACACAACTAAAGAGAATCAACCGAGCTTGCAGTAATCagaatgtcaaattttttgctGGAGATGTATGGGGATTATTTGGATATGTGTTTGTAGATTTACAGGAACACGAATATGGAGA GGATGTTGCAAAAccgaaaaaagtaaaaatattagaaggTGGCGAACCtatggaaaaagaaaagtttgaaACCATAATAGTTAATGAAAAACGTACTGATAAATTCGTACCTTttgagtttattttaaatgttaataaatcgtctttaccTAAAAATGAAGAGATTTATTACTTGATGCTAG caatgctgaattatcgtgaaaaatatGGTGAAGATCCATTGCCTAGTGAAAGAGATTGTGAGAAtctaaaaaatgaaatttccgcaatcgtaaaaaaatacgatttaggagataacataaatttaacaaa ctACAGTGAATTGTATGCACAACTTAGTCCTGCTTGTTCTATCGTCGGTGGTATCATGGCTCaggaaataattaaagcaGCTTCGCAGAAACACGCTCCAATTAATAACTTATTTACTTTTGATCCAGTTTCATTTAGAGGAACTATTCTGAAATTGGgttattaa